Part of the Micromonospora rhizosphaerae genome is shown below.
ACCGAGGCACTCCGAACCGGACGGTGATCATGAAGGGCGCGGTCAGAACCAGCAGGTCTGCCCGGCGGCGTGGCTGACCTGCACGGTGTGGGTGACGCAGCCGTCGTCGCTCACCCGGTGCAGCAGGAAGGCGGTCGGCTCGGCGACCAGCCCGATCTCCTCCTCATCGGTCATCGTCAGCGAGGCCTGAACCCAGGTGCTCGGGGCGGTGGTCAGCACGGTGCCGGCGAAGGCGGTGGTGACCGCGCGGTGCAGGTGCCCGGCGGTGACCCGTACGACATGGGGGTGGCGGCCGACCACCTCGGCGAGTGCGTCGCCGTCGGCGAGCCGGATGGCGTCGGCGGCTGGGACGCCGACCGCGACCGGCGGGTGGTGCAGGCACACGACGGCCGGCACCGCGGGGCGGCTGGCCAGCACGCCGTCCAGCCAGCCGAGCTGCTCGTCGCCGAGCCGCCCGCCGCCGTTGCCGGCCGTCAGCGAGTCCAGCACCACGATCGTGGCCTCCGGGTGGTCCACGTGGTAGTGCGCCGAGAAGCCACCGCCCAGGCAGGGCGTGCCGCCGAAGATGTCCAGCAGCGACTCCCGGTCGTCGTGGTTGCCGGTGGCCAGGTGGACCGGCAACGGGAAGCGCCCGATGATGTCGCGCAGCGCGACGTACTCGTCGGGGCGGCCGTTGTTGACCAGGTCACCGGTGATGACCACGCAGCCCGGCCGGGGACGCAGCGCCAGCACCCGACCGAGGGCCCAGTGCAGCCCGGTGGCCTGCTCGGCGGCGAGCGGCCCGGTGGTCACGTGCGGGTCGCTGAGCTGGGCGATGAGCATCGACGCCTCCTCGGGACCGGAACCCTCACGCTATCGCCGACGACCCGCGGCGCGCGCCCCGCCGCACCCACAGGCCGCGTCCACATCCTGTGGATAGCACATGTGTACGAGGGCAGCGGATGATCTTGCCGGTGGGCGGTCCATCGCCCGCTGAGTACGCTTGATCGCGCCCCCCGGCGCCGGCCCGGGCCCCCGACCAGGAACGACGTGGATCACGAGCGAGTCATCCGAGACGTCACGGTCCGCCTCCCGATGGCGTCGACCGCCCTCGAGGCATGCCAGTGGACGGTCAGCGCGCTCGCCCGACACGCCCCGGCGACCATCTCGATCCTGCTCCAGGTCCACGACCGGCTCCGCTGCGTCGCGGCCACCGGCGCGTGGCAGGTCTTCTCCACCGTGCCGCTGAAGACCGGCATCGTCGGCCGGGTGTACGCCTCCGGCGAGGCCGCCACCGTCCCCGACGTCACCGCGGACCCCGACTACCTCCCGGTACGCCCCGACGTGACCGCCGAGGTCTGCGTACCGGTGCTGGATCCGGCGGGGCGGCCGATCGGCGTACTGGACCTGCAGTGGAGCGACCCGGTCGAGCTGGACCCGTGGCGGGAGACCGCGGCACGGGTGGCGGCCCGGCTCGGGGCCCGGATCGTGGCGCTCGGCGGCGCACCGGCCGAGAGCCGCAGCGAGAAACTGCTCCGGCACGCCGCCGCGCTGACCGCTGCGCCGACCGAGTGGGACCTGCTGACCGCGGCGATCGGTGCCGCCCGGGACGTCTCCACCCTCACCGCGGCGGTGCTGGTGCTCGCCGGCCGGCGGGGGCCCCGACTCGGCGCCCCGACCGGCGCCGCCCCGGGCGAACTGGAGTCGCGGATCCGGGCCGAGCTGACCGAGGCGGGACCCATCGCGCTCGGCCGGATGATCACCCGCGCCCACCGGCACGGCTCCGGGTACACTCTCGGCGAGGCCGGCCACCCACCCACCGCCGAGTACGCGCCGCTGGCCCGCGCCGGCGTACGCACCCTGGTGGCGGTGCCGGTCGGGCCCCCGGACACCGGTGGCGTGCTGCTGGTCGCCGACGAACGGCTGCTCCGGCCCGACCCGACCACGGTCAACCTGATCGAACTGTTGGCCGGGCAGGCGTGGACCTGCCTGGACCGGCTGCACACCCTGGCCCGGCTGCGCGAGCAGGCCAGCTCGGACCCGCTCACCGGGCTGCGGCACACCGGGCCGTTCGGCCAGCGGATCGCGGCCGCCACGCCGGGGCGTACCGCCCTGCTGGCGATCGACGTGGACGGCTTCAAGGACGTGAACGACACGTACGGCCACCAGGCCGGCGACCGGCTGCTGGTCGGGCTGGCCCGGGCGCTGGAGGCGGCGCTGCGGCAGGGCGACGAGCTGTACCGGATCGGCGGCGACGAGTTCGTCGCGGTGATCGAGGTGAACCGCCCCGAGGAGGCGGTCCGGATCGCCGAGCGGCTCACCGAGGCGGCGCGGCGCACCGGCCGGACGATCAGCGTGGGCGTCGCCCTCCCCCAGCCCGGCGAGTCACCCGAGGGCACCCTCCGCCGCGCCGACCAGGCCCTCTACGCCGTCAAGCGCCACGGCCGCGACGGCGTCCGCCTCGCCGCCGCCTAACCCCCGCACCCCGCAGCCCGCAGCCCGCAGCCCGCAGCCCGCAGCCCGCAGCCCGCAGCCCGCAGCCCGCAGCGATCTTGCACTTTGGGCTGACCTTTTGGACCTTACAGCCCGCTTTGTCGGCACCGAAACTGCAAGATCGCGGAGCCGGGGGGGTGAGCCCGGGGGTGGGGGTGGGTGGGGGTGGGTCAGGGGTGGGTGAGTTCGGCGGCGAGGAGTTCGGCGATCTGGGCGGTGTTGAGGGCGGCGCCCTTGCGGAGGTTGTCGCCCGTCACGAACAGGTCCAGCGCCCTGGGGTCGTCGACGGCGCGGCGGATCCGGCCGACCCAGGAGGGGTCGGTGCCGACCGCGTCGATCGGCATCGGGAACTCGCCCGCCGCCGGGTCGTCGACCAGGATCACCCCCGGCGCGTTGCGCAGCGCCTCGCGAGCGCCCTCGGCGTCCACCTCGGTGGCGAAGACCGCGTGCACCGCCACCGAGTGGCCGGTCACCACCGGCACCCGGACGCAGGTGGCGGAGACCTTGAGGTCGGGCAGCCCGAGGATCTTGCGCGACTCGTTGCGCATCTTCATCTCCTCGGACGACCAGCCACCGTCGGCCAGCGAGCCGGCCCAGGGCACCACGTTGAGCGCCAGCGGGGCCGGGAACGGCCCGAGCTCGTCGCCGACCGCCTGCCGGATGTCGCCGGGCCGGGAGCCGAGCACCCGGTCCCCGGCGATCTTGCCGAGCTGGGCGTGCAGCGCGTCCACGCCGGCCTGCCCGGCGCCGGAGACCGCCTGGTAGGAGGCGAGCACCAGCTCGCGCAGGCCGTACTCGCGGTGCAGCGGGGCGATCGCCACGATCATCGCGAGGGTGGTGCAGTTGGCGTTGGCGATGATGCCCTTGGGCCGGTTGCGCACCTGCTCCGGGTTGATCTCCGGGACCACCAGCGGGACGTCCCGGTCCATCCGGAACGCGCCGGAATTGTCCACCGCCACCGCGCCGCGGCTGACCGCGATCGGCGCCCACTCGGCCGAGACCTCGTCGGGCACGTCGAACATGGCCACGTCGACGCCGTCGAACGCTTCCGGGGTGAGGGCCTGGACGGTCAGGTACTCGCCCCGGCACTGCACCTGCCGGCCCACCGAACGCTCGGAGGCGAGCAGCCGGATCTCCCCCCAGACGTTGCGCCGGGAGGAGAGCAGCTGGCACATCACCGTGCCGACGGCACCGGTCGCCCCGACCACGGCGAGGGTGGGCAGCGACGACATGGCCTTACCGCCCGGTCCCCGCGTAGACCACGGCCTCGGATTCGCCGCCCAGGTCGAAGGCGTCGTGGATGGCCCGGACCGCCTTGTCGAGGTCGGTGTCCCGGCAGACCACCGAGACCCGGATCTCGGACGTGGAGATCATCTCGATGTTGACCCCCGCCGCGCCGAGCGCGGCGAAGAAGGCCGCCGCGACCCCCGGGTGCGAGCGCATACCGGCGCCGATCAGGGAGGCCTTGCCGACGTGGTCGTCGTAGAGCAGGCCCTTGAACTTGACCACGTCCTGGATCTTGCTGAGCGCGGCCATCGCGGTCGGGCCGTCGGTCTTGGGCAGCGTGAACGAGATGTCCGTGCGGCCGGTGCCCTCGGTGGAGACGTTCTGCACGATCATGTCGATGTTGATCTCGGCGCCGGCCACGGTGTCGAAGATCCGCGCGGCGGCGCCCGGCTCGTCGGGCACCCCGACAATGGTGATCTTCGCTTCGCTGCGGTCGTGGGCGACCCCGGTGATCAGTGCCTGTTCCACAGGAAGGTCCTCCATCGATCCGGTGACCATCGTGCCGGTGTTGGTCGAGTATGACGAACGGACATGGATCGGCAACCCCGCGCGCCGGGCGTACTCGACGCTGCGCAGGTGCAGCACCTTGGCGCCGCAGGCGGCCAACTCCAGCATCTCCTCGTAGGTGATCTGCTTGATGTGCCGGGCGTTCGGCACGATCCGCGGGTCGGCGCTGAAGATGCCGTCCACGTCGGTGTAGATCTCGCAGACGTCCGCTTCGAGCGCGGCGGCGAGCGCCACGGCGGTGGTGTCCGACCCGCCCCGGCCCAGCGTGGTGACGTCCTTGGTGTCCTGCGAGACGCCCTGGAAGCCGGCCACGATCACCACGGCACCCTCGTCCAGCGCGCCCTTGAGGCGGCCCGGGGTGACGTCGATGATCCGCGCCTTGCCGTGCACCGAGGTGGTGATCACGCCGGCCTGCGAGCCGGTGAACGAACGGGCCTCGTACCCGAGGTTGTGGATGGCCATGGCGAGCAGCGCCATGGAGATCCGCTCCCCGGCGGTGAGCAGCATGTCCAGCTCGCGGCCCGGCGGCAGCGGGCTGACCTGGTTGGCCAGGTCGAGCAGCTCGTCGGTGGTGTCCCCCATCGCGGAGACCACCACCACCACGTCGTCGCCGGCCTTGCGGGCGGCCACGATGCGCTCGGCCACCCGCTTGATCCGCTCGGCGTTGGCGACGGAGGACCCGCCGTACTTCTGCACCACCAGTGCCACGACGGTGCACTCCCTCCCAGCGACCCTGAGCGTGCCGACGCCGCCGGGATTCGGCCCGGCGGCGCGTGTCAGACCCGTTCAGGGTATCCCGTGGCGGTCCTCGCCGGTCCGGGTGATCCCACCATCCGGCCCCGGCGTGGGCCGGCTCACCAGGGCCGACCCGGACCGACGGGCGACGCGACACGCCGGGGCGACAGCCGCCCGGCGGGCTCCCGAGACCCGTCCCGGCACCGGAGAATGTGTCGGTGCACGCTCACCTCCGCGCGGCCCGGCGGCTGACCGGCGCCCTGGCGATCGCCATGCCGGCGCTCCTCGCCGCCTGCACCGCCGACCCTCCGACGCCGCCCCCACCCAGCGCCACCGCCGACCCGGTGCCGGCCGGGATGGACGCGGCGCGCGACGAGCTGGCCGCCCTGGCGGCCGCCGCGCTGGACCGCCACCTCACCGCCCGGTACACGCTGAACGCGGCGGACGCCCCGGACCGCACGATCGTGGTGACCAGCGCCAACGACGGCAGCTGGCGGGTCGACGTGCCGGCCTGGGGGCTGGGTGGCACGGTCGACATCTCGCTCGCCGCCACCGCCGACGGGCTCTTCCAGTGCGCCCTGCCGTCGGCCGGCCGGCCGGACCCGGCCTGCGTACGCCTCGGCGACCCCGACGACACCGTGCCGCGGCGGCTCGATCCCCGGGTGCAGCACCCCTTCACCGACTGGCTCGAGGTGCTCACCGACCGGCGGGCCCCGCTCGCGGTCTCGCCCGCCACCCCGCCGTCCGGGGTCAGCGGCCAGTGCTACTCGGTCGAGTCGACCTCGGCCTCGCTGAACGCGCCGCTGGACGTCGGCATCTACTGCTACCAGCCGGACGGCACCCCGACCGCGGTACGCGCCGCTTTCGGCACGCTCACCCTGGCGGGGCCGCCCGGCCCGGCGTCGGCGACGGTGCAACTGGCCGGGCCGGTGGTGGACAGCGAGCCGCTCGACAGCGCCGCGCCGTCCCCGGCCGACAGCCCGAGCGCGGAAACGCCGTGACCCGTTGTCCTGTTAAGGGTCGTATTGGCCACCCTGTCAGCGCCCCCGCCAAGCCGGGCTGACCACGCCGGATCAGCTCGACGTCGCGGGCCGCGTCGCCCTGACCGGTCGGAGAGCGCCCGAGGTCACCCGCCCCGGCTGGCCCGGAGCAGGACGGCGGCCGCCTCGGTGCCCCGGTAGAGGACGTGCCGGCCCTGCCGGGACCGGGAGACCAGCCCGGCGGCGTGCAGCGCGGCGAGGTGCTGGGAGACGTTCCCGCAGGACATCCCCGTCCGGCGGGCCAGGTCGGTGGTGGTTGTCGCGGTGTCGAGCAGGTTGAGCAGCGCCGCCCGCCCCGATCCGATCACCCGGGCCAGCGGGTCAGCGGCCGCGACCGGGGGCGCCTCCCAGAGCGTGGCCACGGCCCGCACCGGGTACGTCCCGCCGGGCGGCGAATCCTCCAGCAGGTTCCACAGGACCCGGGACGAGGTGAAGATCCCCGGGTTCAACGCCAACCCACGGCCGCCCAGGTCAAAGTCGAGCCGCCAGGGATCGTCGCTGATCACGCGGTCGCCGGCCCAACGTACGGTCGGGTGGAGCGTGCCGAGGGCCTGCCCCGCACCACCATCGGCCAGCCGCGTCGCCCGGTGGGCGATGTCCGCCTCCAGCAACGCCCGCATCCGCGGCCAGTCCGGAGCGATCGCCGCGTCGTGCCACACCTGTACGGCGGTGACCAGGTCGGGCAGCACGGCCTTCGGGTCTCTGCGCAGCGCGTCACCGAAGGGGCCCAGCGGTCCCCGGCGGGTGGTGGCGAGCAGGTCCCGGACCACCACGTCCGGCGGGGTGGCGGCGATCTGCTCGAGCTGTTCCTCGAACTCCGCGTCCGGCCCGGGCGGTGGCGGGGTGAGGAAGTCGGGCAGCCACCTGCGGGGACGGGTCAGCTCCCGGAGGGGGCCGACCGCGACCGCGACATCGGGCCGCCGGATGATCTGCCGGGCGCGGTCGATCCAGGGCAGGTGGACGGCACCGCGCACGGGGCACCGCAGCGTCCAGAGACTGGACACCGTGTCCCAGACGGCGGAGACACCGAACCGCAGTCCCGCGACGTCCGACGCGCTGAACCGCAGCTGCGACATCTCCACCCCCGCCGAGAATTCGCTCCAGCCTAAAAGGCTCGACCCGGCCGTGGGGGGCACGGTTTGCTCTGGCGCCATGGGGATCAGGGACACCATCCGCACCGCCGTGAGCCACGTCGTACCGCCGGCGGGCCTGACCCGCGCCCTGGCCGTGCAGGCCATGGTGTACGCGATCGGCCACGGCCTCTTCCAGGCCGGCAGCGCCGTCTTCTTCACCCGGGCACTGGGGCTGAGCCCGACCCAGGTGGGGCTCGGGCTCTCGCTGGCCGCCGGGGTGTCCCTGCTCGGCACGGTCCCGCTCGGCGCGCTCACGGACCGGTACGGCGCGCAGCGCGTCTGGCTCGTCGGGCTGCTCGCCGAGGCGGCGCTCTTCGCGGCGTACCCGTTCGTGGGCGGCTTCGCCGGCTTCCTGGCCGTGGTGGTCGCGCTGGCCGTGGTGGACGCGAGCGCCGGCGTGGCCCGAAGCGTCTACTCGATCAACGTGCTGCCGCCCGACCAGCGGGTGACCGCGCTGGCGTACCAGCGCTCGGCGCTGAATGTCGGCTTCGGGCTCGGCGCGGTGATCAGCGGCGTGGTGCTGGCCCTGGACACGATGGTCGCGTACCGGGGGATGGTCTGGTTCAACGCGGCGATGCTGCTGGTCACCGCCGTCTTCGTGGTCCGGCTGCCCCGGGTGCCGGTCGCCCCGCGCTCGGTGGAGAAGACCAGCCGGCTGGCCGTGCTCACCGACCGGCCGTTCATGGCGGTGTCGCTGCTGGCCGGGCTGCTCAGCTCGCACGGCACGCTCTACCTGGTGGTGCTGCCGCTCTGGGTGCTCAGCCACACCGACGCCCCGCGCACCCTGATCGCGGCGCTGGTGCTGCTGAACACGATCCTCGCGGTGCTGCTGCAGGTACGCGCCAGCCGGGGCGCGGAAGCGGTGGCCGGCGCCGGCCGGGCGCTGCGCACCGGCGGCCTGCTGATCGCCCTGTTCTGCCTGATCCTGCCGATCTCGGCGCTGACCAGCGGGGTGGTGACCATCGCGGTGCTGGTGGTCGCGGCGGTGGTGCTCACCCTCGCCGAGCTGGTCCAGTCGGCCGGCGCCTGGGGGATCACCAGCACCATGCCGCCCGCCGCGCACCGGGGCGCGTACGTCGGGGCCTTCCGGCTCGGCGGACAACTCCAGTACCTGGCCGCCCCGGCCGGGCTGACCGCGCTCGGGGTGAGCACCGGCGGCTGGGGCTGGCTGCCGATGGCCGCGCTCTTCGGCGTCGCCGCCGTCGCGGCGGTGCCCCTGGTCGACTGGGCGGCCCGCCGCCCCCGCCTCGGCGAGGACGAGGTCGTTGCGATCGGCGAGCCGGCTACCGTGGCGAGCTGACCAGAGACCCGTCACTGGGACCCACGTCTCAAATTGCGGACCGCGCTACCACGAACCCACGTGATCACGTAGGGTCACCCTGTCATGTGGCAGGCGCTCCTTCTCCTTGGCTGCCGCGACGAGGCCTGACGGCCGGCACCTCGTCGCGGAGTTGAACCGCGCCGTCCAGCACATCCGAACTTCTCATCGGCACCGCCCGGCAACGTCGCCCGGCAGCACGCCGACACCTTCCGATTGCTGACGCCACATTTCAGGGGAGCACTCCGTAATGGCTCAACCCGCCATCGACGCTGAAACCGATCCGATCGCCCGGCAGCGCCCCAGCCGGATGCCGTTCCAGCGCTACCAGCCCTACCACCAGCAATTCCGGATCGACCTGCCGGACCGCACCTGGCCGACCCGCCGGGTCGAGGCCGCGCCCCGCTGGTGCGCGGTCGACCTCCGCGACGGCAACCAGGCGCTGATCGACCCGATGTCGCCGGAGCGCAAGCGCCGGATGTTCCAGCTGCTCGTACAGATGGGCTACAAGGAGATCGAGGTCGGCTTCCCGTCGGCCAGCCAGACCGACTTCGACTTCGTCCGGCAGCTGATCGAGCAGGA
Proteins encoded:
- a CDS encoding diguanylate cyclase encodes the protein MDHERVIRDVTVRLPMASTALEACQWTVSALARHAPATISILLQVHDRLRCVAATGAWQVFSTVPLKTGIVGRVYASGEAATVPDVTADPDYLPVRPDVTAEVCVPVLDPAGRPIGVLDLQWSDPVELDPWRETAARVAARLGARIVALGGAPAESRSEKLLRHAAALTAAPTEWDLLTAAIGAARDVSTLTAAVLVLAGRRGPRLGAPTGAAPGELESRIRAELTEAGPIALGRMITRAHRHGSGYTLGEAGHPPTAEYAPLARAGVRTLVAVPVGPPDTGGVLLVADERLLRPDPTTVNLIELLAGQAWTCLDRLHTLARLREQASSDPLTGLRHTGPFGQRIAAATPGRTALLAIDVDGFKDVNDTYGHQAGDRLLVGLARALEAALRQGDELYRIGGDEFVAVIEVNRPEEAVRIAERLTEAARRTGRTISVGVALPQPGESPEGTLRRADQALYAVKRHGRDGVRLAAA
- a CDS encoding aspartate kinase — translated: MALVVQKYGGSSVANAERIKRVAERIVAARKAGDDVVVVVSAMGDTTDELLDLANQVSPLPPGRELDMLLTAGERISMALLAMAIHNLGYEARSFTGSQAGVITTSVHGKARIIDVTPGRLKGALDEGAVVIVAGFQGVSQDTKDVTTLGRGGSDTTAVALAAALEADVCEIYTDVDGIFSADPRIVPNARHIKQITYEEMLELAACGAKVLHLRSVEYARRAGLPIHVRSSYSTNTGTMVTGSMEDLPVEQALITGVAHDRSEAKITIVGVPDEPGAAARIFDTVAGAEINIDMIVQNVSTEGTGRTDISFTLPKTDGPTAMAALSKIQDVVKFKGLLYDDHVGKASLIGAGMRSHPGVAAAFFAALGAAGVNIEMISTSEIRVSVVCRDTDLDKAVRAIHDAFDLGGESEAVVYAGTGR
- a CDS encoding ArsR/SmtB family transcription factor, whose translation is MSQLRFSASDVAGLRFGVSAVWDTVSSLWTLRCPVRGAVHLPWIDRARQIIRRPDVAVAVGPLRELTRPRRWLPDFLTPPPPGPDAEFEEQLEQIAATPPDVVVRDLLATTRRGPLGPFGDALRRDPKAVLPDLVTAVQVWHDAAIAPDWPRMRALLEADIAHRATRLADGGAGQALGTLHPTVRWAGDRVISDDPWRLDFDLGGRGLALNPGIFTSSRVLWNLLEDSPPGGTYPVRAVATLWEAPPVAAADPLARVIGSGRAALLNLLDTATTTTDLARRTGMSCGNVSQHLAALHAAGLVSRSRQGRHVLYRGTEAAAVLLRASRGG
- a CDS encoding MFS transporter, which encodes MGIRDTIRTAVSHVVPPAGLTRALAVQAMVYAIGHGLFQAGSAVFFTRALGLSPTQVGLGLSLAAGVSLLGTVPLGALTDRYGAQRVWLVGLLAEAALFAAYPFVGGFAGFLAVVVALAVVDASAGVARSVYSINVLPPDQRVTALAYQRSALNVGFGLGAVISGVVLALDTMVAYRGMVWFNAAMLLVTAVFVVRLPRVPVAPRSVEKTSRLAVLTDRPFMAVSLLAGLLSSHGTLYLVVLPLWVLSHTDAPRTLIAALVLLNTILAVLLQVRASRGAEAVAGAGRALRTGGLLIALFCLILPISALTSGVVTIAVLVVAAVVLTLAELVQSAGAWGITSTMPPAAHRGAYVGAFRLGGQLQYLAAPAGLTALGVSTGGWGWLPMAALFGVAAVAAVPLVDWAARRPRLGEDEVVAIGEPATVAS
- a CDS encoding aspartate-semialdehyde dehydrogenase, with translation MSSLPTLAVVGATGAVGTVMCQLLSSRRNVWGEIRLLASERSVGRQVQCRGEYLTVQALTPEAFDGVDVAMFDVPDEVSAEWAPIAVSRGAVAVDNSGAFRMDRDVPLVVPEINPEQVRNRPKGIIANANCTTLAMIVAIAPLHREYGLRELVLASYQAVSGAGQAGVDALHAQLGKIAGDRVLGSRPGDIRQAVGDELGPFPAPLALNVVPWAGSLADGGWSSEEMKMRNESRKILGLPDLKVSATCVRVPVVTGHSVAVHAVFATEVDAEGAREALRNAPGVILVDDPAAGEFPMPIDAVGTDPSWVGRIRRAVDDPRALDLFVTGDNLRKGAALNTAQIAELLAAELTHP
- a CDS encoding phosphodiesterase; translation: MLIAQLSDPHVTTGPLAAEQATGLHWALGRVLALRPRPGCVVITGDLVNNGRPDEYVALRDIIGRFPLPVHLATGNHDDRESLLDIFGGTPCLGGGFSAHYHVDHPEATIVVLDSLTAGNGGGRLGDEQLGWLDGVLASRPAVPAVVCLHHPPVAVGVPAADAIRLADGDALAEVVGRHPHVVRVTAGHLHRAVTTAFAGTVLTTAPSTWVQASLTMTDEEEIGLVAEPTAFLLHRVSDDGCVTHTVQVSHAAGQTCWF